In Brettanomyces nanus chromosome 3, complete sequence, a single genomic region encodes these proteins:
- a CDS encoding uncharacterized protein (EggNog:ENOG41): MSISLEYTFNANDDICWAVAVQPQLHLMATVSADKTCKIFDLRTRKLVATLADDTHSKTTRCVSFKPSTEFPTVAVGSFDATVSIWGRDLMEEKNAQRDEDTEKDFNSDSKSEIVGDNGWELLAIIEGHENEVKSVDWSYDGKYLATCSRDKSAWIWETDDTNEEFECINVIQEHEQDIKEVKWHPSLNLLATSSYDETCRIFRQDTYDEDDWICVAKLTDAKGTVWCSDFEKDSKKNVVRLPAADVTEESSFIKKKEIRVGNGQF; this comes from the exons ATGTCCATATCTCTAGAATACACGTTCAATGCTAACGATGATATCTGCTGGGCAGTTGCTGTTCAACCTCAGCTTCATCTCATGGCTACAGTCTCTGCGGACAAAACATGCAAGATCTTCGATTTGAGGACTAGAAAACTAGTGGCCACTTTGGCGGACGACACTCATTCAAAGACGACGAGATGTGTTTCTTTCAAGCCATCTACAGAGTTTCCTACGGTTGCAGTAGGTTCGTTTGATGCTACAGTTAGTATTTGGGGAAGGGATTTgatggaggagaagaatGCTCAACGTGACGAAGATACAGAGAAAGATTTCAATAGCGATTCAAAGTCCGAAATAGTGGGAGATAATGGATGGGAGTTGTTGGCCATCATTGAAGGACATGAAAATGAGGTGAAATCTGTGGATTGGTCCTACGATGGGAAGTATTTGGCTACGTGTTCCAGGGATAAGAGTGCCTGGATATGGGAGACGGATGATACcaatgaagagtttgaatGCATTAACGTTATACAGGAGCACGAACAGGATATCAAGGAGGTCAAATGGCACCCTTCACTGAATTTGTTGGCCACATCGTCCTATGACGAGACATGTCGGATATTTCGTCAGGACACTtacgatgaggatgattgGATTTGTGTTGCGAAGCTCACAGATGCCAAAGGTACGGTATGGTGCAGtgactttgaaaaagacTCGAAGAAGAATGTGGTTAGGTTA CCAGCTGCGGATGTGACGGAAGAGTCGTCGtttatcaagaagaaggagataagAGTGGGAAATGGACAGTTTTAG
- a CDS encoding uncharacterized protein (EggNog:ENOG41) produces the protein MLKLTLLRAQRPVRFPLLATGSWAGLRFNSSTGKGKDPRDSKDCKDCKDSKDSKDPKDSKDYNVPLRDLENFSPDLSSRVSNPSGSLPGMNQEILDLMKHPKVVYNPANNKDETRYEFHAPKTPKEEYKEAIKNKVQGSSKIKKLLPSLLLGAGFLWVIYTYDYFTREKDPYRDTDSSLLREDKFLPYLVSFKYRIDDSHYLIELTRKNRARKLIHNQRLFNGDKIWSIEIAKPDINITRSYTPLPLFVAGFDPLTQEPHLRLVSKAEQEGKFILIVKRYPDGEFSRWLTGLGLLQEIKVRGPIQDYKFRFHPLDHYQARPQLGNTLERTEPDHEYPGHLPKPENFVFYGAGTGILPFLQVLYSPNPPKGITEAFVSVHSESNLMGQLRTLNYFAEKCGRVKFHYLVEDQNQHLSSNDIPSPTFPHFTGAKDLKISEEVYRYKLLQEKKAEVRRQVEGDPIKKPDDSTSVSPSSVSYGSPGPNDIPNLDFSKIKPDNAYQQFRFLRGKKELPPPSLAFVCGPDGYIDFVSGKPNLNNTEMKDMGPIGGLLKEKGWTENNVKRLVGL, from the coding sequence atgTTGAAACTGACCCTTCTACGGGCCCAGAGGCCCGTAAGATTTCCTTTGCTTGCGACTGGATCGTGGGCCGGTCTTAGGTTTAACTCATCGACAGGAAAGGGTAAGGACCCCAGGGACTCTAAGGACTGTAAGGACTGTAAGGACTCTAAGGACTCTAAGGACCCCAAAGACTCTAAGGACTATAATGTCCCTTTAAGGGATCTAGAAAACTTCTCGCCGGATTTATCTTCACGGGTCTCGAATCCCAGTGGATCTCTTCCAGGTATGAACCAAGAGATTCTCGATCTCATGAAACATCCGAAGGTGGTATATAATCCGGCCAATAATAAAGACGAGACTAGATATGAATTTCACGCTCCAAAGACACCCAAAGAGGAATATAAGGAAGCGATCAAGAACAAAGTCCAAGGAAGTtcaaagatcaaaaagTTGTTACCGTCACTACTACTTGGAGCGGGTTTCTTATGGGTTATCTATACATATGATTACTTCACGCGTGAAAAGGATCCATATAGAGACACGGACAGTTCTCTACTAAGAGAGGACAAGTTTTTACCCTATTTGGTGAGTTTCAAGTATCGAATTGATGACAGTCACTACCTCATTGAGCTCACTAGAAAGAATAGAGCTCGGAAGCTCATTCATAATCAACGGCTTTTCAATGGCGATAAGATATGGAGTATAGAAATAGCTAAGCCTGACATTAATATTACACGTAGTTATACGCCGTTGCCATTATTTGTTGCTGGATTTGATCCTTTGACCCAAGAACCTCATTTAAGGTTGGTTTCTAAGGCTGAGCAGGAGGGTAAATTTATTCTAATTGTGAAAAGATATCCTGATGGAGAGTTCTCTCGATGGTTGACGGGATTGGGTCTATTACAGGAGATCAAGGTGAGGGGGCCTATACAAGATTATAAGTTCCGGTTTCATCCTTTAGATCATTATCAGGCCAGACCTCAGCTTGGAAATACTCTCGAAAGGACTGAGCCTGACCACGAGTACCCGGGTCACCTTCCCAAGCCAGAAaattttgttttctatGGTGCTGGAACGGGTATTCTACCGTTTTTACAGGTTCTTTACTCTCCGAATCCTCCAAAAGGTATCACAGAGGCATTTGTTTCAGTCCATAGTGAGTCCAACCTAATGGGGCAGCTCAGAACATTGAACTATTTTGCTGAAAAATGTGGCCGTGTTAAATTTCACTATCTTGTTGAAGACCAGAATCagcatctttcttcaaacGATATTCCAAGTCCTACATTTCCTCATTTTACCGGTGCTAAGGATCTTAAAATTAGCGAAGAGGTGTATAGGTACAAGCTTCtgcaggagaagaaagccGAGGTTCGTCGCCAAGTTGAAGGTGACCCTATCAAGAAGCCCGATGATAGTACTTCTGTAAGCCCTTCATCAGTCTCCTATGGTTCTCCTGGTCCCAATGATATTCCAAACTTGGACTTCAGTAAGATCAAGCCTGATAATGCATATCAACAATTCAGGTTTCTTCgtggaaagaaagaacttcCTCCACCATCGTTGGCTTTCGTCTGTGGTCCCGATGGATACATCGATTTTGTGTCTGGTAAACCCAACCTCAACAATACAGAAATGAAGGATATGGGACCTATTGGAGGtcttttgaaggaaaagggTTGGACAGAAAATAATGTCAAGAGATTGGTCGGCTTGTAG
- the REX2 gene encoding RNA exonuclease yields the protein MSTASDIIKSATGVYDHMKPIIWVDCEMTGLDHEKDHIIEICCLITDKNLKVLDKAGYESVIHYPKSEMDSMNKWCIDHHGSSGLTKKVIESEKTKDLVENQLLNYIKKFVSPNVGILAGNSIHMDRLFMLKEMPKVINYLMYRIIDVSSIMEFCKRHNPKVEALMPPKIGAHTAKQDIIESINQLKYYRDVYLKDSDEIDEEVIREKWAGKDINGNPLERNTRKRKI from the coding sequence ATGTCCACAGCCAGTGATATCATCAAGTCAGCTACAGGAGTTTACGATCACATGAAACCAATCATCTGGGTGGATTGTGAGATGACTGGTTTAGATCATGAGAAAGACCATATTATCGAGATCTGCTGTCTTATTACAGACAAGAATTTAAAGGTTTTGGATAAGGCAGGTTACGAATCGGTTATACATTATCCGAAAAGTGAAATGGATAGTATGAATAAATGGTGTATAGATCATCATGGAAGTAGTGGACTCACGAAAAAAGTAATTGAATCTGAAAAGACCAAAGATCTAGTGGAAAACCAACTATTGAACTACATTAAGAAGTTTGTCAGTCCCAACGTGGGGATCCTTGCAGGAAATTCGATACACATGGATCGATTGTTTATGTTAAAGGAAATGCCCAAAGTAATCAACTACCTCATGTATAGAATCATCGATGTTTCTTCCATCATGGAATTCTGCAAGAGACACAATCCTAAAGTGGAAGCTCTAATGCCACCCAAAATAGGCGCGCATACTGCAAAGCAAGATATTATCGAGAGTATTAACCAGTTGAAATATTATAGAGATGTCtacttgaaggattctGATGAGATCGACGAGGAAGTGATTAGAGAGAAATGGGCAGGTAAGGATATTAACGGTAATCCATTAGAGAGGAATAccagaaaaagaaaaatctAA
- a CDS encoding uncharacterized protein (EggNog:ENOG41), whose translation MNESFNSAIDLEEQPSYQDSPEFDQVNDDISNGLLEINNMLSNLNKNLIVMERKVDVDGRSGGDGSVEKYQSNSVTLVNRLVGLFKDISLYSRKMNGMDTTMLNKSQIFVKSKLNENLKSSLKKFNELQKSLTDLDKQMNEQVQESHKQSETSPPPQQQQQQQQRLIIEYEPVNAEELEYQRNLVEERERDIEQISHGVSELNEIFHDLSSMVDAQGEFVDNIETNIYSTLHDTRMANKHLRRADRYHRNKRKLCFWLLMIACVVILFVIMIIFA comes from the coding sequence ATGAATGAATCATTTAATTCGGCCATAGATTTGGAGGAGCAGCCCTCGTATCAGGACTCTCCTGAGTTTGATCAGGTTAACGATGATATCTCCAATGGATTATTGGAGATCAATAATATGTTGAGCAATTTGAACAAGAACTTGATTGTAATGGAGCGAAAGGTTGATGTTGATGGTCGAAGTGGTGGAGATGGAAGCGTCGAAAAGTACCAGTCGAACTCAGTAACTTTGGTGAATAGATTGGTTGGCCTGTTCAAGGATATATCATTGTACAGCCGGAAGATGAATGGTATGGATACTACAATGTTAAACAAGAGCCAGATATTTGTGAAGAGCAAGTTAAAcgagaacttgaagagttctttgaagaagtttaaCGAGCTACAGAAGAGTCTTACAGATCTAGATAAGCAAATGAACGAGCAGGTACAAGAATCTCACAAACAGAGTGAGACGTCACCGCCAccacagcaacagcaacagcaacagcaaagaCTTATCATAGAATATGAGCCAGTCAATGCAGAAGAATTAGAGTACCAGAGAaatcttgttgaagaaagagaaagagatataGAACAGATTTCCCATGGAGTCTCGGAATTGAATGAAATCTTTCACGATTTGTCTAGTATGGTGGATGCACAGGGAGAATTTGTAGACAACATCGAAACTAACATATATAGCACCTTGCACGACACGCGAATGGCCAATAAGCATCTTCGAAGGGCTGATAGGTATCATCGCAACAAGCGTAAGCTCTGTTTCTGGCTTCTTATGATTGCCTGTGTGGTGATTTTGTTTGTCATCATGATCATCTTTGCCtaa
- a CDS encoding uncharacterized protein (EggNog:ENOG41), translating into MLSEDLIESYRTVFDSAVDHRLVNELCAGKLADKTLLIYLVQDVKYFNLYMKIVLKTAYLCPDEAATIRFGKQVGFISNDENDYFERTIDLLCGRDSSLERYVNDKSFVLDEVKQYLSLLTRLTTRLQDYSYDQMVTYLWTTEVVYLRWAQKALKDPNVPSDLHWRLKGSLGKP; encoded by the exons ATGCTCTCTGAGGATCTAATTGAGTCATATCGGACAGTTTTCGACAGTGCTGTGGACCACCGCCTTGTAAACGAACTATGTGCAGGTAAACTTGCCGATAAGACGCTATTGATCTATCTTGTTCAAGATGTTAAGTATTTCAACTTGTATATGAAGATAGTGCTCAAAACGGCATACCTTTGTCCGGATGAAGCTGCAACGATTCGATTTGGCAAACAGGTTGGATTTATTTCCAACGATGAGAATGACTATTTTGAGAGGACTATCGACCTCCTTTGTGGAAGAGATAGCTCTCTTGAGAGATACGTTAACGACAAGTCGTTTGTCCTCGATGAAGTCAAGCAGTATTTATCATTACTCACCAGATTGACAACCAGATTACAGGACTATTCTTACGATCAAATGGTGACTTATCTTTGGACCACAGAGGTGGTTTACCTCAGATGGGCACAGAAAGCATTGAAAGATCCAAATGTTCCAAGTGATTTACATTGGAG GTTGAAGGGATCTTTAGGGAAACCGTAG
- a CDS encoding uncharacterized protein (EggNog:ENOG41), translated as MTEPNSYASGSAVRVKKTRNRVPTSCENCRRRKLKCDRRRPCSNCVRSQNESLCKYAVQPSEASPKTKLTNEIVHLKMKINKLEHILQMNNIDPGEYSDLSLMIGTDKSSSDSSSPDGEADPMVSLANKFDQLVIKGNHFLHSGTTSYMTFVAGDKTLSQLYEKYMEHHRLAYKEYLRRLQLKPSDFPGNCADSSLALLSDTAFSEMNACGMESLQLPGADKAYSVMKPSFNAAKDTLRILNKINGEIPPLFAVKALIDNFFNRVYYLLPFVDENKFRDELSRVLVETPNGGCRLVLVHIDNTSIISLLLILLRFSYLAVNVGDLTENPKLIDNAELIAMIKSNIDIGPSFIGLAKDLLMSLPLSENIFKKITPRNIQVLLFLRLYQSYSPELNEENQENAINLAMIIEMGRVMGSNRDPSNFPNVLPDERSNNISRRIYYELLLLDTVNSIEYGCPLIIQDDESAVDLPKLSAEDSQILYNFKKGRPIGVNGGKLKSVVVEKAVNTATALTYEATRLMREGIKAFQNVGDGTKKSNLTHIVRRMENFMSTKLPSLTALVRNTNFEDFQDMCTMYQIFKIPMIRVYELRLTMLSLLNCFYYLLYMNEDKGFSRVKTDYAVRATEISLSLFKNAYDYVTYYSESETLNGTSPSHIELRKFSMKLETFLVRITVFSTLKSSLWICSLFLNCVQDEGLDFLSILSKFGSSTDTLLALDWFNVDLADGTNEQYLFMLFHYMKQFYFKLFSLKDKFFCCWRSSMTLKLFINYFKDSNESQFKKFIDPNFMFNTTASTYEGLALPTGSSNETNSLSDTGNDTSNASLEDIVNNDLGEFLEGSKNDVNDILFDSMEDTINAIFADNKAYRSSTEMFSMFGNDLSQMETMFYDSNKSEPPTLTRNKTSSTGKMTDPSTSSLYSTRDERKSTTTTSSRSPFDTGHGTGSDIDTAESYIDDAPLMKDKQLNLADLLERLKQEPGFEI; from the coding sequence ATGACGGAACCCAATAGTTATGCTTCTGGAAGCGCGGTTCGTGTTAAGAAAACTAGGAATAGAGTTCCTACATCGTGTGAGAATTGTCGAAGGAGAAAGCTCAAATGTGATAGGCGTAGACCGTGCAGCAATTGTGTGAGAAGTCAGAACGAAAGCTTGTGTAAGTATGCTGTTCAACCCTCCGAAGCATCTCCAAAGACAAAGTTGACAAATGAAATTgttcatttgaagatgaagatcaacAAGTTGGAACATATCCTTCAGATGAACAATATTGACCCCGGTGAGTACAGTGATTTGTCACTAATGATTGGAACCGATAAGAGCAGCAGCGACAGCTCATCACCCGATGGCGAAGCAGATCCAATGGTTTCGTTGGCCAACAAATTTGATCAGCTTGTCATCAAGGGAAATCATTTTTTGCACTCTGGAACTACCAGCTATATGACATTTGTCGCTGGAGATAAGACGCTATCTCAGCTTTATGAAAAGTACATGGAGCACCATCGACTTGCCTATAAGGAATATTTGCGTCGGCTTCAATTGAAGCCATCAGACTTTCCTGGAAATTGTGCTGATAGTAGTTTGGCACTATTAAGTGATACGGCTTTTAGTGAGATGAATGCTTGTGGTATGGAGTCTTTACAGTTACCTGGTGCTGATAAAGCATACAGTGTAATGAAACCTTCTTTTAATGCGGCAAAGGATACTTTACGTATTCTCAACAAAATCAATGGTGAAATTCCACCCCTTTTTGCTGTTAAGGCATTGATtgacaacttcttcaacagagTTTACTACTTGCTCCCGTTTGTTGACGAGAACAAGTTTCGTGATGAATTGAGCCGTGTTTTGGTAGAGACTCCTAACGGTGGCTGTCGATTGGTTCTCGTGCATATTGATAATACCTCTatcatctctcttcttcttatcctccTGCGTTTCTCCTATTTGGCTGTCAACGTTGGTGATTTGACAGAGAATCCCAAGCTAATCGATAACGCAGAACTAATTGCAATGATTAAATCAAACATTGATATCGGTCCTTCATTTATTGGATTGGCCAAGGATTTGCTTATGTCTTTACCTTTGTCCGAAAACATCTTTAAGAAGATTACACCGAGAAACATTCAGgttcttttatttttgagGCTTTATCAAAGTTATTCTCCGGAATTGAATGAGGAAAACCAGGAGAATGCTATCAATCTTGCTATGATCATCGAAATGGGCCGTGTTATGGGTTCAAACAGAGATCCATCCAACTTCCCGAACGTTCTTCCtgatgaaagaagcaaTAATATCTCCAGACGTATCTACTATGAACTTCTTTTATTGGATACAGTGAACTCAATCGAGTATGGATGCCCATTAATTATCCAAGACGACGAGAGTGCTGTGGATTTACCGAAGTTGTCCGCTGAAGATTCTCAAATCTTGTATAACTTCAAGAAGGGAAGACCTATTGGTGTCAACGGTGGTAAGTTGAAGAGCGTTGTTGTGGAAAAAGCTGTGAATACTGCAACCGCCCTGACTTATGAGGCCACCAGGTTGATGAGAGAAGGCATCAAGGCATTCCAGAACGTTGGAGATGGTACCAAAAAGTCGAACTTGACGCACATTGTTCGTAGAATGGAAAATTTCATGTCCACTAAGCTTCCATCTCTTACTGCTCTGGTTAGGAATACGAATTTTGAGGACTTCCAGGACATGTGCACCATGTATCAGATCTTTAAGATTCCTATGATTCGAGTGTATGAGCTACGACTCACAATGCTTTCACTTCTTAATTGTTTCTATTATCTTCTCTACATGAACGAGGATAAGGGATTCAGCCGCGTCAAGACGGATTATGCTGTGAGGGCCACCGAAATATCATTgtctctcttcaaaaatgcTTATGACTACGTTACTTATTACTCTGAAAGTGAAACCCTCAATGGTACCTCTCCGTCCCATATTGAGCTTCGGAAATTCAGTATGAAACTGGAGACTTTTTTGGTACGTATTACGGTGTTTTCTACCCTGAAATCAAGTCTTTGGATCTGTTCGTTGTTTCTAAATTGCGTTCAGGATGAAGGTCTTGATTTTCTTAGTATCTTGTCGAAATTTGGATCTTCCACCGATACTTTGCTGGCATTGGATTGGTTCAATGTTGATCTTGCGGACGGTACTAACGAACAGTATCTCTTCATGCTTTTCCATTACATGAAACAGTTTTACTTCAAattgttttctttgaaggacAAGTTCTTCTGTTGCTGGAGGTCTTCAATGACATTGAAGCTCTTCATAAACTACTTTAAGGATTCCAACGAATCCCAGTTCAAGAAATTTATTGATCCTAATTTCATGTTCAATACCACGGCTTCTACATACGAAGGCCTTGCACTACCTACTGGCAGCAGTAATGAGACCAACAGTTTAAGTGATACTGGCAATGATACATCGAATGCGTCCCTCGAAGACATCGTTAACAACGATTTAGGCGAGTTCTTGGAGGGTAGTAAGAATGATGTCAACGACATTCTTTTTGACAGTATGGAGGATACTATCAATGCGATTTTTGCGGACAACAAGGCTTATAGGTCCTCGACAGAGATGTTCAGCATGTTTGGAAATGATCTTTCGCAAATGGAGACAATGTTTTATGATAGTAACAAATCGGAACCCCCTACTCTGACTAGAAATAAGACGAGTTCTACTGGGAAAATGACGGATCCTAGTACCTCTAGTCTATACAGTACAAGAGATGAGAGAAAGTCTACTACTACCACTAGCTCAAGATCACCGTTTGATACCGGCCACGGAACAGGCTCTGACATAGACACCGCAGAATCTTACATAGACGATGCGCCGTTGATGAAGGACAAACAACTGAACTTGGCTGATTTGTTGGAGAGATTGAAACAGGAGCCGGGATTTGAAATTTAA
- a CDS encoding uncharacterized protein (BUSCO:EOG09343VQT), producing the protein MVDESDSNITENPDCMHVVRPVSGDINVISPLSFFSCEKTSSTSNSPVKCLLILNQEIHLPFKFFDRLWKSTSIRICADGGANRLYNYSRQNSVLNEYTPNYIVGDLDSLIDPVRDYYLSQGTRIKKQGSQFYSDLDKSIALIDLLVNFPSVDVSKLDDYSGLEKTEVDRIKGQDRPFFKQIFLLVVGGIGGRFDQTIATISRTIQSLSQRPFIDFILLNSEHAEFVLLLPKGKNFIDFPTEKGFMDEDRGDNPRNVGLLPLSGPANVTTKGLKWDVQDWRTEMIGDLSLCNYQVGDNGIYLGTSSELFVNIEF; encoded by the coding sequence ATGGTGGACGAATCTGATTCAAATATCACCGAGAATCCGGATTGTATGCACGTTGTTCGGCCAGTCTCCGGAGACATCAATGTGATCTCGCCTCTATCATTTTTCAGCTGTGAAAAGACGTCGTCCACTTCAAATAGTCCTGTCAAATGTCTACTTATACTTAACCAGgagattcatcttcctttcaagttttttgaCAGACTCTGGAAGAGTACTTCGATAAGGATTTGTGCCGATGGTGGTGCTAATAGATTGTACAACTACAGTCGGCAGAATAGTGTTCTCAATGAGTATACTCCCAACTATATAGTAGGTGATCTTGATTCTCTTATAGATCCAGTTAGAGATTACTATCTGAGTCAAGGGACTCGAATTAAGAAGCAAGGATCTCAATTCTACTCGGATCTTGACAAGTCTATCGCTTTGATTGACTTACTAGTGAATTTCCCATCTGTTGATGTTAGTAAATTGGACGATTACAGTGGTTTGGAAAAGACGGAAGTTGATCGAATTAAGGGTCAAGACAGGCCCTTTTTTAAGCAAATCTTTCTACTGGTAGTTGGAGGTATTGGAGGACGATTCGACCAGACCATAGCGACAATATCAAGGACGatccaatctctttcaCAGAGACCGTTCATAGATTTTATACTCTTGAATTCTGAGCATGCAGAGTTTGTTCTTCTACTTCCAAAGGGTAAGAACTTCATTGATTTCCCAACAGAAAAGGGATTcatggatgaagataggGGTGACAATCCAAGAAATGTTGGTCTTTTACCACTTTCTGGACCTGCCAACGTCACTACTAAAGGTCTTAAATGGGATGTGCAAGATTGGAGAACGGAGATGATTGGTGATTTAAGTCTTTGTAACTACCAAGTGGGTGATAATGGAATTTACCTAGGAACTTCTAGTGAATTGTTTGTTAATATAGAGTTCTAA
- a CDS encoding uncharacterized protein (EggNog:ENOG41) has product MSDPSKSSSRAEDDFFAFGGDDEDYDLPPPSKKRKKKGHKKHHHHTKKSQENESTSKSGGRLSKMDVSSPSKNISFKSESKEEPKNDDLMKMLGIQDDDSDEDYITGLIINEKSSIKTTRSEPISVKGKRASEDEQLLEQLDSDIMKVEKYETMAEMEEALDRVPTDFLAQTVVVNGEKMNVSDTKFKIDVTVELGDRSLTISLTAKGSTHFKKIQEKICAWLYPKYIEQPVMMPETLVFYIKELDLIVKQFLKIGYLLQLSKKNGKISLPITDDGYHFCTTMSTETKIQATRQLLNLGKQSTSEAASSGNGDPEITINLKDRKTGRSTTIATKRTSVMIDLVSIFLVRLHYPDMLKVTLYGSDGAALPAESSIGDSKIGENETIELDYDQRDFDELQEAAKQHKSDDEYDNDNDIDLRHNLDLTREQDNSYFTINMVGKDKKSYKVQVNPDTEIRLMIDYYRSKAKVEAKVLISLLFDDELLLPSMKVSDTELEEDFIVDVMLQ; this is encoded by the coding sequence ATGTCAGATCCTTCTAAATCCTCTTCACGTGCAGAGGACGACTTTTTTGCTTTCGGTggtgacgatgaagattatgatcttcctcctccaagTAAGAAgcgaaagaagaaaggacACAAgaagcatcatcatcatacTAAGAAAAGCCAAGAAAATGAGTCCACTTCAAAATCTGGTGGAAGATTATCCAAGATGGACGTAAGCAGTCCATCAAAGAAcatttctttcaaaagCGAGTCGAAAGAAGAACCCAAAAACGACGATCTCATGAAGATGCTTGGGATTCAAGATGACGACAGTGATGAAGACTACATTACGGGACTTATAATCAATGAGAAAAGTTCTATAAAAACGACCAGGAGTGAACCAATATCTGTTAAGGGTAAACGAGCTAGTGAGGATGAACAGCTATTAGAGCAGTTGGACTCGGATATAATGAAGGTGGAGAAATACGAGACGATGGcagagatggaagaagcTTTAGATCGAGTACCGACGGATTTTCTTGCGCAGACTGTGGTGGTGAATGGTGAAAAGATGAATGTTAGCGATACCAAATTCAAGATCGATGTAACCGTGGAGTTAGGGGATCGAAGCCTCACCATATCACTCACTGCCAAGGGAAGTACTcatttcaagaagatccaagAGAAGATCTGTGCATGGCTATATCCAAAGTACATTGAACAACCAGTGATGATGCCTGAAACATTGGTATTCTACATAAAAGAGCTGGATTTGATAGTGAAGCAGTTTCTCAAAATAGGTTACTTGCTTCAATTATCcaaaaagaatggaaagataTCACTTCCTATCACCGACGATGGCTATCATTTCTGTACCACTATGAGCACTGAGACAAAGATTCAGGCGACTAGGCAGTTACTGAACTTGGGTAAACAATCAACTTCAGAAGCTGCATCTAGTGGAAACGGCGATCCAGAGATTACTATCAACCTGAAGGATAGGAAAACTGGCAGATCGACTACTATTGCCACCAAGAGAACTTCTGTGATGATAGACCTTGTCAGTATATTTCTTGTTCGTCTTCACTATCCAGATATGTTGAAGGTGACATTGTATGGCTCTGATGGGGCTGCATTACCTGCTGAATCTTCAATTGGAGATAGCAAAATCGGGGAAAACGAGACAATTGAGTTGGACTATGATCAGAGAGATTTCGATGAGTTACAGGAAGCGGCTAAGCAGCACAAAAGTGACGATGAGTATGACAATGACAACGATATTGATCTTCGCCATAATTTGGATCTTACTAGGGAGCAAGACAACTCTTACTTTACCATTAATATGGTTGGAAAGGACAAGAAATCTTACAAAGTGCAAGTTAATCCAGATACAGAGATCCGATTAATGATTGACTATTATCGGAGTAAAGCTAAGGTTGAAGCCAAAGTTTTGATTTCACTCCTTTTTGATGACGAATTGCTTCTGCCGTCGATGAAAGTTAGTGATACCGAATTAGAAGAGGACTTTATAGTGGATGTAATGTTACAATAG